Proteins co-encoded in one Flavobacterium sp. M31R6 genomic window:
- a CDS encoding C40 family peptidase produces the protein MKFLRVIVLAFIFCSVGVFSQENNIKHTIVKGETISSIAQKYNVSIVSIYKLNPKAKKTLQLNQVLQIPNSESKKTNELVVADSEKTIDINHQVLTKETIYGITKQFKTTTELLYKANPQLETEGLKVGQTIIIPSSLTKKEIANLSNSKTQEIVETVEASTPLTHQVKAKESLYVIAKMYGVSLKELQNSNPKIGNKGLSIGQTILIPSNGKIVENEVVLEVKKPETKEVSTAVKESKEVASVLDEKEVNDKEVKADSQIQTSEIIHEVLTKETKYGIAKKYGITVAELEKQNPAIQQKLLVGSKLSIQVPNDKIEKGSEVDVAESQIKLIPKDTISATFNNMSNVGLIDQLIQTAYDKIGTRYRSGGTTTAGFDCSGFMCSTFGNFDIKLPRSSIEQSSFGERVETENVQKGDLIFFKTNGRSHINHVGMVIDVVDDEIKFIHSSTHSGVIISSTKEPYYRRNFAQVNRVLK, from the coding sequence ATGAAGTTTTTAAGAGTAATTGTTTTAGCGTTTATTTTTTGTAGTGTTGGTGTTTTTTCGCAAGAGAATAACATCAAACACACCATAGTAAAAGGGGAAACAATTTCTAGTATTGCTCAAAAATATAATGTTTCTATTGTTTCTATTTATAAGCTAAATCCCAAGGCTAAAAAGACATTACAACTTAATCAGGTTTTGCAGATTCCAAATTCTGAATCTAAAAAAACGAATGAATTGGTAGTTGCTGATTCTGAAAAAACAATAGATATCAATCACCAAGTATTGACCAAAGAAACAATTTACGGAATTACAAAGCAATTTAAAACTACTACAGAACTACTTTATAAAGCCAATCCTCAATTAGAAACAGAAGGATTAAAAGTTGGTCAGACAATTATTATTCCATCGAGTTTGACTAAAAAAGAGATAGCAAATTTATCCAATTCAAAAACGCAAGAGATAGTTGAGACGGTAGAAGCATCAACTCCATTAACGCACCAAGTGAAAGCTAAAGAATCCTTGTATGTTATTGCAAAGATGTATGGTGTTTCATTAAAAGAATTGCAAAATTCAAATCCAAAAATAGGAAACAAAGGATTAAGCATTGGACAAACTATTTTGATTCCAAGTAATGGTAAAATAGTAGAAAATGAAGTTGTACTTGAAGTAAAAAAGCCTGAAACGAAAGAAGTTTCTACTGCGGTTAAGGAAAGTAAAGAAGTGGCTTCCGTGCTTGACGAAAAAGAAGTTAACGATAAAGAGGTAAAAGCAGATTCACAAATTCAGACATCAGAAATCATTCATGAGGTTTTGACCAAAGAAACTAAGTACGGAATTGCAAAGAAATACGGAATTACTGTTGCAGAATTAGAAAAGCAAAATCCTGCTATTCAACAAAAATTATTGGTTGGTTCAAAGTTGAGTATTCAAGTTCCTAATGATAAAATTGAAAAGGGGAGTGAAGTGGACGTGGCAGAGTCTCAAATAAAATTAATTCCTAAAGATACAATAAGCGCAACGTTTAATAATATGTCGAATGTAGGTTTGATCGATCAATTGATACAAACAGCATACGATAAAATAGGAACAAGATATAGAAGTGGAGGTACCACAACCGCTGGATTTGATTGTTCGGGGTTTATGTGTTCTACATTCGGAAATTTTGATATAAAATTGCCGAGATCTTCTATAGAACAGTCAAGTTTTGGTGAAAGAGTAGAAACCGAGAATGTGCAAAAAGGTGATTTGATTTTCTTTAAAACTAACGGAAGAAGTCATATCAATCATGTTGGAATGGTAATCGATGTTGTAGATGATGAAATTAAATTTATTCATTCTTCAACACATTCGGGAGTGATTATTTCTTCTACCAAAGAGCCTTATTACCGTCGTAATTTTGCACAGGTGAATCGAGTATTAAAATAA
- a CDS encoding APC family permease has protein sequence MEENKPEEFKRELGLLDGTMLVVGSMIGSGIFIVSSDMVRQLGSAGWLIAMWVLTGFITVIAAVSYGELSAMFPKAGGQYVYIKEAYGKLIGFLYGWSFFAVIQTGTIAAVGVAFSKFAAYLYSPVSEKNIIYELGDFKLSAAQIVSIITIILLSYINSRGVKNSKILQTVLTVIKIASIFGLIIFGFVAAKSEVWDANWANAWTSQSLNTDTGSWLPISGVALISAMSAALVGSLFSSVAWEGVTFIAGEIKNPKRNVGLSLFLGTLIVSCIYILANVMYLAVVPLQDIATAESDRVAVVASQNIFGNIGTLIIALMIMISTFACNNGLIMTGARVYYTMAQDGLFFKKASHLNKASVPAWALWAQCFWASALCLTGKYGDLLDFVVIIVLIFYILTIYGIFVLRKKMPDAERPYRAFGYPFLPALYIIIASAICIALLYTKPSTCGWGVFIMLIGIPIYYLTKSKE, from the coding sequence ATGGAAGAAAACAAACCAGAAGAATTTAAAAGAGAACTCGGATTACTAGACGGAACAATGCTTGTTGTTGGATCAATGATTGGATCAGGGATATTTATTGTGAGCTCGGATATGGTGCGCCAATTGGGTTCTGCCGGCTGGCTGATTGCGATGTGGGTGCTTACCGGATTTATTACCGTGATTGCAGCCGTTAGTTATGGCGAGTTGAGCGCGATGTTTCCCAAAGCGGGCGGGCAATACGTTTATATAAAAGAAGCTTACGGAAAACTGATTGGTTTTTTATATGGTTGGAGCTTTTTTGCAGTGATACAAACGGGCACAATTGCTGCAGTGGGTGTGGCTTTCTCGAAATTTGCCGCTTATTTGTATTCTCCTGTGAGCGAAAAAAATATTATTTATGAATTGGGTGATTTCAAACTTAGTGCTGCCCAAATCGTTTCGATAATCACCATTATTTTATTGAGTTATATCAATAGTCGCGGTGTGAAAAACAGCAAGATTTTGCAAACAGTTTTGACGGTTATTAAAATTGCCTCGATTTTTGGATTGATTATTTTCGGATTCGTGGCAGCTAAATCCGAAGTTTGGGATGCCAATTGGGCGAATGCTTGGACTTCTCAATCATTGAATACTGATACGGGTTCTTGGCTTCCGATTAGTGGAGTGGCCTTGATTTCGGCAATGTCGGCGGCATTGGTGGGTTCGTTGTTTTCTAGCGTGGCATGGGAAGGCGTGACTTTTATCGCTGGGGAAATCAAAAATCCAAAACGCAATGTAGGATTGAGTTTGTTTCTAGGAACCTTGATTGTAAGTTGTATTTATATTTTGGCCAATGTGATGTATTTGGCGGTGGTTCCTTTGCAGGATATTGCGACGGCAGAATCGGATAGAGTGGCTGTTGTGGCATCGCAAAACATTTTCGGAAATATTGGAACATTAATTATCGCCTTGATGATTATGATTTCGACTTTTGCCTGTAATAATGGTTTGATTATGACTGGGGCAAGGGTTTATTATACGATGGCGCAAGACGGTTTGTTTTTCAAAAAAGCTTCCCATTTGAACAAGGCGAGCGTACCGGCCTGGGCATTGTGGGCGCAGTGTTTTTGGGCTTCGGCCTTGTGTTTGACTGGAAAATACGGCGATTTGTTGGACTTTGTTGTAATTATCGTTTTGATATTTTACATCCTGACCATTTACGGAATTTTTGTTCTTCGCAAGAAAATGCCAGATGCCGAAAGACCGTATAGAGCTTTTGGTTATCCGTTTTTGCCAGCACTTTACATTATTATTGCCAGCGCCATTTGTATTGCGTTGTTATACACAAAGCCTAGCACTTGTGGTTGGGGTGTTTTTATAATGTTGATTGGAATTCCGATTTATTATTTGACTAAATCTAAGGAGTAA
- the ald gene encoding alanine dehydrogenase encodes MIIGVPKEIKNNENRVALTPAGVAELKNNGHSVYVQATAGEGSGFADEEYAAAGAVILPTIEEVYGIAEMIIKVKEPIASEYPLIKKDQLLFTYFHFASSEPLTHAMIERQAICLAYETVEKTDRSLPLLVPMSEVAGRMSIQEGAKYLEKPLKGRGILLGGVPGVPPAKVLVLGGGIVGTQAAKMAAGLGAQVTIMDVSLPRLRQLDDIMPANVMTQMSNEYNIRKAILDTDLIIGAVLIPGAKAPHLIKREMLKSMRPGTVLVDVAVDQGGCIETCTPTTHENPTFIIDDIVHYCVANMPGAVPYTSTLALTNATLPYAVQLANKGWQKACAENEELKKGLNIANGKILYKGVAEAWNLPFNEELILADAVC; translated from the coding sequence ATGATAATCGGTGTACCAAAAGAAATCAAGAATAACGAAAATCGTGTTGCTCTAACTCCAGCAGGTGTTGCTGAGTTGAAAAATAACGGTCATAGTGTTTATGTTCAAGCAACTGCAGGTGAAGGAAGCGGTTTTGCTGATGAAGAATATGCTGCAGCCGGTGCTGTAATCTTACCTACTATTGAAGAAGTATATGGTATCGCTGAAATGATTATCAAAGTAAAAGAGCCAATCGCTTCAGAATACCCACTTATCAAAAAAGATCAATTACTTTTCACATACTTTCACTTTGCATCATCTGAGCCATTAACTCATGCAATGATTGAGCGTCAAGCTATCTGTTTGGCATACGAAACTGTTGAAAAAACAGACCGTAGCTTGCCATTGTTAGTTCCAATGTCTGAAGTAGCTGGACGTATGTCTATTCAAGAAGGTGCTAAATACTTAGAAAAACCATTAAAAGGAAGAGGAATTCTTCTAGGTGGTGTCCCAGGTGTTCCTCCTGCTAAAGTATTAGTACTTGGTGGTGGAATCGTAGGAACACAAGCTGCAAAAATGGCTGCAGGTCTAGGAGCTCAAGTTACTATCATGGATGTTAGCTTACCGCGTTTACGTCAATTAGACGATATTATGCCAGCTAATGTTATGACACAAATGTCTAACGAATACAACATCAGAAAAGCAATTTTAGACACTGATTTGATTATTGGAGCTGTATTAATCCCAGGAGCAAAAGCACCACATTTGATTAAACGTGAAATGTTAAAATCTATGCGTCCAGGAACAGTTCTTGTTGACGTTGCTGTAGATCAAGGAGGATGTATTGAAACTTGTACTCCTACAACTCACGAAAATCCAACTTTCATTATTGATGATATCGTACATTACTGTGTGGCTAATATGCCAGGTGCAGTTCCTTATACTTCAACTTTGGCGCTTACAAATGCTACTTTGCCATATGCTGTACAATTGGCAAACAAAGGATGGCAAAAAGCTTGTGCTGAAAACGAAGAATTAAAAAAAGGATTAAACATTGCCAACGGAAAAATCCTTTACAAAGGAGTAGCCGAAGCTTGGAACCTTCCTTTTAATGAAGAGTTAATATTAGCCGACGCAGTTTGCTAA
- a CDS encoding Lrp/AsnC family transcriptional regulator translates to MILDENDRKILRLLQEDAHLTLKDISNRINLSLTPVHDRVKRLEKEGIIERYVSILNKKKLGKNLTVYCQVTLVKQTFDISDSFNQAILNLPEVVECNFVSGSFDYMLKIVLPDMESYHHFHQMKLSILPEVSLINSFFIISEVKSTTVLPI, encoded by the coding sequence ATGATTTTAGACGAAAACGACAGAAAAATATTGCGCCTCCTGCAGGAAGATGCGCATTTGACATTAAAAGACATTTCAAATCGGATAAATCTCTCGCTGACTCCGGTTCATGATCGAGTGAAACGTCTTGAAAAAGAGGGTATTATAGAGCGATATGTTTCTATTTTGAACAAGAAAAAGTTAGGTAAAAACCTCACGGTTTACTGTCAAGTGACCTTGGTGAAACAAACTTTTGATATTTCGGATAGTTTCAATCAAGCGATATTGAATTTACCTGAAGTGGTGGAATGTAATTTTGTTTCGGGAAGTTTTGATTATATGCTCAAAATTGTATTGCCCGATATGGAAAGTTACCATCATTTTCATCAAATGAAATTGTCGATTTTGCCCGAGGTGTCTTTGATAAATAGTTTTTTTATTATTTCGGAAGTGAAGAGTACGACGGTTTTGCCAATTTAG